The following are from one region of the Halarcobacter sp. genome:
- a CDS encoding sugar transferase: protein MKNKFNLSNTLYIVILITSDLFFLLISLKIAFYLRSNYLADFFPFLDSSTFPRYYWVVFLSFVIFLFEKIYFVRYDFWSDTKKVLKGLLLSFVIVFTVITLTKISHDYSRAFITLFFITASFIIPFSKRYLKKVLFKFNFFREKVRVVGKSYLVDRMKKELEENWYLGYKLSKKRFNVVILISKNFTTEQSKRLIRIYSKKTKNIYVVPYMYHIDFTHANIVDYFNIRLSAISIENKLLDYGNLFIKYFSEKLLVLSILPFSLFVHLIILFLIKNDSKGKIFFKQKRMGIKGQEFSCYKYRTMYEDGDKLLEKYLENNPEEVEYYSIYHKYKNDPRITKVGRFLRATSLDEFPQFFNVLRGDMNLIGPRPYMINEKEKIGKYNKNIILEVKPGITGLWQVSGRNNLTFEERIELDKWYIQNWSLWIDFVIFMKTIKVVLGKIGAR from the coding sequence ATGAAAAACAAATTTAATCTTTCAAATACTCTTTATATTGTTATTCTAATCACATCTGATTTATTTTTTTTATTAATATCTTTAAAGATTGCATTTTATTTAAGATCAAACTATTTAGCAGATTTTTTCCCTTTTTTAGATTCTTCTACATTTCCTAGATACTATTGGGTTGTATTTTTATCATTTGTTATATTTTTATTTGAAAAGATATATTTTGTTCGATACGATTTTTGGAGTGATACAAAAAAGGTTTTAAAAGGTTTGTTATTGTCATTTGTTATTGTATTTACAGTAATAACATTAACCAAAATTTCACACGATTATTCCAGAGCTTTTATCACTTTGTTTTTTATTACAGCCTCTTTTATTATCCCTTTTTCTAAAAGATATTTGAAAAAAGTTTTATTTAAATTTAATTTTTTTAGAGAGAAAGTTAGGGTAGTAGGAAAGTCTTATTTAGTTGATAGGATGAAAAAAGAGTTAGAAGAAAACTGGTATTTAGGATATAAATTATCAAAAAAAAGATTCAATGTTGTTATTCTAATATCTAAAAATTTTACAACAGAACAATCAAAAAGATTAATTAGAATCTATTCTAAAAAGACTAAAAATATTTATGTAGTACCATATATGTATCATATCGATTTTACCCATGCGAATATTGTAGATTATTTTAATATCCGATTATCAGCAATTTCTATTGAAAACAAACTTTTAGATTATGGAAATCTTTTTATTAAATATTTTTCTGAAAAATTATTAGTTTTATCAATACTACCTTTTTCTCTTTTTGTTCATCTGATTATTTTATTTCTAATAAAAAATGATTCCAAAGGGAAAATATTTTTCAAACAAAAAAGAATGGGAATAAAAGGGCAAGAGTTTAGTTGTTATAAATATAGAACTATGTATGAAGATGGAGATAAGTTATTAGAAAAATATTTGGAAAACAATCCCGAAGAAGTAGAGTATTATTCTATATATCACAAATATAAAAATGATCCACGTATTACAAAAGTTGGTAGATTTTTAAGAGCTACATCCTTAGATGAGTTTCCTCAATTTTTCAATGTTTTAAGAGGAGATATGAATCTAATAGGTCCAAGACCTTATATGATAAATGAAAAAGAAAAAATAGGTAAATATAATAAAAATATTATATTAGAAGTAAAACCTGGAATAACTGGACTTTGGCAAGTAAGTGGAAGAAACAATCTAACTTTTGAAGAAAGAATTGAATTGGACAAATGGTATATACAAAATTGGTCTTTATGGATTGACTTTGTAATTTTTATGAAAACTATAAAAGTAGTACTTGGCAAAATAGGTGCTAGATAA
- a CDS encoding TolC family protein produces the protein MKNKFFVFLVCTLFTSLYAESLTFSQTYNLALDKSNEILSSKYVYQSRKEDINQVKANLYPQLSGKVSYSNMYSQLNELLERDDDKERERNLEYNISLRQNIYDPELYSKIRMERKRVKLSEITYEKNKQELFNTTFESYIKIFKLQNRISLLESKTKYYGYLNDAAKKKYKLSLMSRMDMLEAEVDYNTSKIELKKEKQLLVTAKNDLAQLIEISDFTLPEISYNIGSEKLNQLKAILENEEAYLNSLEVQEAKISKEYSKEALDNAFDAHLPKLSFDASYSKYYSPDIASDYENTSRYMVALTIPIYQGGAVNSRVKSSRLKYNSTLEDLKLSQKKSKTEFLENKSEFEAALESLELYNTSLKSANLYLESIEKAYEKDLKSIIDLYEAKTKLDELKFSYIDTISNLITAYANLLRVTNNFEKIELIDDVI, from the coding sequence ATGAAGAATAAGTTTTTTGTATTTTTAGTTTGTACATTATTTACAAGTTTATATGCCGAAAGTTTAACTTTTTCACAAACTTATAATTTGGCTTTAGATAAATCAAATGAGATTTTATCTTCAAAATATGTATACCAATCAAGAAAAGAGGATATAAATCAAGTTAAGGCAAACTTGTATCCTCAACTTTCTGGTAAAGTATCCTACTCAAATATGTATAGTCAATTAAATGAACTATTAGAAAGAGATGATGATAAAGAAAGAGAAAGAAACTTAGAATACAACATCTCTTTGAGACAAAATATTTATGACCCTGAATTATATTCTAAAATTAGAATGGAAAGAAAAAGGGTTAAACTTTCAGAAATAACTTATGAAAAAAATAAGCAAGAGTTATTTAATACAACTTTTGAATCTTATATCAAGATTTTTAAACTACAAAATAGAATATCATTGTTAGAATCAAAAACAAAATATTATGGATATTTAAATGATGCTGCAAAAAAGAAATACAAATTAAGTTTGATGAGTAGAATGGATATGCTTGAAGCAGAAGTAGATTATAATACTTCTAAAATCGAGTTAAAAAAAGAGAAACAACTTTTAGTTACTGCAAAAAATGATTTAGCTCAGCTAATTGAAATTTCAGATTTTACTCTACCTGAAATATCTTATAATATAGGTTCTGAAAAATTAAATCAATTAAAAGCTATTTTAGAAAATGAAGAGGCATATTTAAATAGTTTAGAAGTACAAGAAGCAAAAATCTCAAAAGAATATTCTAAAGAAGCCCTTGATAACGCTTTTGATGCCCATCTTCCAAAACTATCTTTTGATGCAAGTTATTCAAAATATTATTCTCCAGATATTGCTTCTGATTATGAAAATACCTCTAGATATATGGTAGCTTTAACTATACCAATTTACCAAGGTGGTGCCGTAAACTCAAGAGTAAAATCATCAAGATTAAAATATAATTCCACTTTAGAAGATTTAAAATTATCACAAAAGAAATCAAAAACTGAATTTTTAGAAAATAAAAGTGAATTTGAAGCTGCACTTGAATCTTTAGAACTATATAACACCTCTTTAAAATCTGCCAATCTATATTTAGAATCTATAGAAAAAGCATATGAAAAAGATTTAAAAAGTATTATTGATTTGTATGAAGCAAAAACAAAATTGGATGAACTAAAATTCTCTTATATCGATACTATATCAAACCTTATAACAGCATATGCAAATCTATTAAGAGTTACAAACAATTTTGAAAAAATCGAATTAATTGATGATGTGATTTAA
- a CDS encoding HlyD family type I secretion periplasmic adaptor subunit — translation MSTNAKMPSHDASKIITFGLSVIFVVFGILGGWMFFAPLAASSVAMGTVSADLNKKVIQHLEGGIVKEILVKDGDKVKKGDLLIKLDDIQYKSQLNILKSKYQDALGAYARTVALENGKNEIVFPEELTDQNVITNQRNIFETLSKSQKEQKDISKNRIIQLQKQIDGSLSELKSKKQRFESISDEIEEWEELLRQKLIDKLKVRELKREKNSLEGDVAKLNSEIARLREQIEEVKIQQLVSEKDFRNQNLDSLLKAKSELEDLKSKIQATEDKLERTNIYSPINGVVVGLKIHTLGAVIAPGDNILEVVPEDSKLIVVAQVKTTDIDKVKVGLHADIRFSAFNLKTAHVIDGQVIHVSADSFTNQETGDSYYEAKIEVTKQGVKDLQNYGFTLVSGMPAEVMINIGERTAFSYLLKPITDMFTRGFNEE, via the coding sequence ATGAGTACAAATGCAAAAATGCCATCACATGATGCTTCAAAAATAATAACTTTCGGTTTAAGTGTAATATTTGTAGTTTTTGGGATTTTAGGAGGTTGGATGTTTTTTGCTCCTCTAGCTGCTTCTTCTGTAGCTATGGGTACAGTTTCAGCAGACCTAAATAAAAAAGTAATACAACACTTAGAAGGTGGTATAGTTAAAGAAATCTTAGTAAAAGATGGTGATAAAGTAAAAAAAGGTGATTTACTTATTAAGCTAGATGATATTCAATATAAATCACAATTAAATATTTTAAAATCGAAATATCAAGATGCTTTAGGAGCTTATGCTAGAACAGTAGCTTTAGAAAATGGAAAAAATGAAATAGTTTTCCCTGAAGAATTAACTGATCAAAATGTAATCACAAACCAGAGAAATATTTTTGAAACTTTAAGTAAATCACAAAAAGAACAAAAAGATATAAGTAAAAATAGAATTATTCAATTACAAAAACAAATTGATGGTTCCTTATCTGAATTAAAAAGTAAAAAGCAAAGATTTGAATCAATATCTGATGAGATAGAAGAGTGGGAAGAGCTTTTAAGACAAAAATTAATTGATAAGTTAAAAGTAAGAGAATTAAAAAGAGAGAAAAACTCTTTAGAAGGTGATGTTGCAAAATTAAACTCTGAAATTGCAAGATTAAGAGAACAAATAGAAGAAGTAAAAATTCAACAACTAGTTAGTGAAAAAGATTTTAGAAATCAAAATTTAGATTCTTTATTAAAAGCAAAATCAGAGTTAGAAGATTTAAAATCAAAAATTCAAGCAACTGAAGATAAACTAGAAAGAACAAACATATACTCTCCTATAAATGGAGTTGTTGTAGGCTTAAAAATACATACTTTAGGTGCAGTAATTGCTCCTGGTGATAATATTTTAGAAGTTGTTCCAGAAGATAGTAAACTAATAGTTGTAGCACAAGTAAAAACAACTGATATTGATAAAGTAAAAGTTGGTTTACATGCAGATATCAGATTTTCAGCATTTAATCTAAAAACAGCCCATGTAATTGATGGTCAAGTTATTCATGTATCAGCAGATAGTTTCACAAATCAAGAAACAGGAGACTCATATTATGAAGCAAAAATTGAGGTAACAAAACAAGGTGTAAAAGATTTACAAAACTATGGGTTTACTTTAGTTTCAGGTATGCCAGCTGAAGTTATGATAAACATAGGTGAAAGAACTGCATTTAGCTATTTACTTAAACCAATTACAGATATGTTTACAAGGGGATTTAATGAAGAATAA
- a CDS encoding MBOAT family O-acyltransferase gives MLFNSYEFIFVFMPITFFVYYFLLSKRLVVGAKGFLVFASLFFYSWWNPIYLPLILSSMLFNYVIGNSLNENFKKIKITKKTLLTIGVIANLALLGYFKYADFFINNINMVTNGSVELLHLALPLAISFFTFQQIAYLVDSYRGETSEYDFLNYALFVTFFPQLIAGPIVHHKEMMPQFASRWNLVKNYKHIAMGLFIFSIGLFKKVIIADQFAIWATAGFDNAVTLELFEAWATSLSYTFQLYFDFSGYCDMAVGAALLFNIKLPINFNSPYKSLDIQDFWRRWHVTLGRFMRDYIYIPLGGNRKGNIRGYTNLFTVAVVSGFWHGAGWTFIAWGALHGIALVTHRIWKDFGFNMNKYLAWFITFNFINITWVFFRALSWEDAVKVLKGMVGLNGIVMSDKYAQKLEFLKEHGVEFGQWLIHIDGNKSFTWIAVALFIVLYFQNSNFLYKKSPKLLYLSVVLFLTSIYFGIVNQSSEFIYFNF, from the coding sequence ATGTTATTCAACAGTTACGAGTTTATATTTGTATTTATGCCAATCACGTTTTTTGTATATTACTTTTTGCTAAGTAAAAGACTAGTAGTAGGAGCAAAAGGGTTTCTAGTATTCGCGAGTTTGTTTTTCTATAGCTGGTGGAATCCAATATATTTGCCCTTAATATTAAGCTCAATGCTGTTTAACTATGTAATAGGGAACTCCTTAAATGAGAACTTTAAAAAGATAAAAATAACAAAGAAGACCTTACTAACAATAGGAGTAATAGCAAACCTAGCTTTACTAGGATACTTTAAATACGCAGACTTTTTTATAAATAATATAAATATGGTAACAAATGGAAGTGTAGAACTACTACACCTAGCCTTGCCATTAGCAATCTCTTTCTTTACCTTCCAACAAATAGCATACCTAGTAGATAGCTATAGAGGAGAGACAAGTGAATATGATTTTCTAAACTACGCACTGTTTGTAACATTTTTTCCCCAATTAATAGCAGGACCAATTGTACACCATAAAGAGATGATGCCACAGTTTGCAAGTAGATGGAATCTGGTAAAAAATTATAAACATATAGCAATGGGATTGTTTATATTCTCAATAGGATTGTTTAAAAAAGTAATAATAGCAGACCAATTTGCAATCTGGGCAACAGCAGGATTTGATAATGCTGTAACATTAGAACTGTTTGAAGCATGGGCAACATCACTTTCTTATACCTTCCAATTGTACTTTGACTTTAGTGGATACTGTGATATGGCAGTGGGAGCAGCACTGCTGTTTAATATAAAACTTCCAATAAACTTTAACTCGCCATATAAATCTTTGGATATACAAGACTTCTGGAGAAGATGGCATGTAACTTTAGGAAGATTTATGAGAGATTATATCTATATCCCATTGGGTGGAAATAGAAAAGGAAATATAAGAGGATATACAAACCTGTTTACAGTAGCAGTAGTGTCAGGGTTTTGGCATGGAGCAGGATGGACATTTATAGCTTGGGGAGCCTTGCATGGTATAGCTTTAGTAACACATAGAATCTGGAAAGACTTTGGCTTTAATATGAATAAATACCTAGCCTGGTTTATTACCTTTAACTTCATAAATATAACATGGGTATTCTTTAGAGCATTAAGCTGGGAAGATGCAGTAAAAGTGTTAAAAGGTATGGTAGGCTTAAATGGAATAGTAATGTCAGATAAATATGCCCAGAAGTTAGAGTTTTTAAAAGAGCATGGAGTAGAGTTTGGACAATGGCTAATTCATATAGATGGCAATAAGAGTTTTACTTGGATTGCTGTTGCATTATTTATTGTTTTATATTTTCAAAATTCAAATTTTTTATATAAAAAATCACCTAAGTTACTATATTTATCTGTGGTATTGTTTTTAACTTCAATCTATTTTGGTATTGTTAATCAATCTTCAGAATTTATATATTTTAATTTTTAA
- a CDS encoding nucleotidyltransferase domain-containing protein has translation MRLKKVIVDKIKDAILNSFGDVNIYIFGSRVDDSKRGGDIDIAIDSNFGREEFRKRKIKLISNLLRKDFDLKIDIVNYNTNDEFLKKQIVKNCIKI, from the coding sequence ATGAGATTAAAAAAAGTAATTGTAGATAAAATAAAAGATGCAATTTTAAATAGTTTTGGTGATGTAAATATATATATTTTCGGTAGTCGTGTTGATGATTCAAAAAGAGGTGGAGATATAGATATAGCTATTGATTCTAATTTTGGAAGAGAAGAATTTCGTAAAAGAAAAATAAAATTAATAAGCAATCTTTTGAGAAAAGATTTTGATTTGAAAATAGATATAGTCAATTATAATACAAATGATGAGTTTTTGAAAAAACAAATAGTAAAAAACTGTATTAAAATCTAA
- the rfaE1 gene encoding D-glycero-beta-D-manno-heptose-7-phosphate kinase, translating to MIDEYLWGNCERISPEAPVQIVDIKKETTVLGGAGNVISNLLALGASVEVLSVVGDDEVGLLVKAMLTKQGAKASLIEQKGRKTSRKTRLMASHSQVVRYDKESKNNISVQSVKSLYEKFQEKINSYDIVLLSDYNKGVLTNDLLDKIISYSNKKGKKVLVDPKGSDFTKYKGAYLLTPNKKEAELASGIKIESDIDLKDALFKLKDEVSLAVSVITLSENGIAILEDDKVCVKPTVAREVYDVTGAGDTVLASLGFALSLGCDISTSVEFANLAAGVVVGKIGSATASLDEIEEYQASLHKSSIELHIKSFEQIEKISNRIKSQNKKVVFTNGCFDILHKGHVSYLNTAKSFGDVLILGLNSDASVKRLKGETRPINTQDDRAYILSALECVDYVVIFDEDTPYELIKLVQPDILVKGADYEGKEVVGSDIAKETKLVTFVDGKSTTKTIEKIQKS from the coding sequence ATGATAGATGAATATCTTTGGGGAAATTGTGAAAGAATCTCTCCTGAAGCTCCTGTTCAAATAGTTGATATAAAAAAGGAAACAACAGTTTTAGGTGGAGCAGGAAATGTAATAAGCAATCTTCTAGCTCTTGGAGCTAGTGTTGAGGTTTTATCTGTTGTAGGTGATGATGAAGTTGGTTTATTAGTAAAAGCTATGTTAACAAAGCAAGGAGCTAAAGCTTCACTAATAGAGCAAAAAGGAAGAAAAACTTCAAGAAAAACTAGACTTATGGCTTCCCATTCACAAGTTGTAAGATATGATAAAGAGAGTAAAAACAATATTTCAGTTCAAAGTGTAAAATCTCTTTATGAAAAATTTCAAGAGAAAATAAACAGTTATGATATTGTGCTTCTTTCTGATTACAACAAAGGTGTACTTACAAATGACCTTCTTGATAAGATAATATCTTACTCAAATAAAAAAGGCAAAAAAGTATTAGTTGATCCAAAAGGAAGTGATTTTACAAAATACAAAGGCGCTTATCTTTTAACTCCAAATAAAAAAGAAGCAGAACTAGCTTCAGGTATAAAAATAGAGAGTGATATAGATTTAAAAGATGCTCTTTTTAAACTTAAAGATGAGGTTTCTTTAGCAGTTTCTGTTATTACTCTAAGTGAAAATGGTATTGCTATTTTAGAAGATGACAAGGTATGTGTAAAACCAACTGTTGCAAGGGAAGTTTATGACGTAACAGGAGCAGGGGATACGGTACTTGCTTCTTTAGGTTTTGCTTTATCTTTAGGGTGTGATATTAGCACTTCTGTTGAGTTTGCCAATCTAGCTGCAGGAGTTGTTGTAGGGAAAATTGGTAGTGCAACAGCTTCTTTAGATGAGATAGAAGAGTATCAAGCATCATTACATAAAAGTTCAATTGAACTACATATTAAATCATTTGAACAAATAGAAAAAATATCAAATAGAATTAAATCACAAAATAAAAAAGTGGTATTTACAAATGGATGTTTTGATATTTTACATAAAGGACATGTTAGTTATCTAAATACAGCAAAATCTTTTGGTGATGTATTGATTTTAGGATTAAATTCAGATGCCAGTGTAAAAAGATTAAAAGGTGAAACTAGACCTATAAATACTCAAGATGACAGAGCATATATCCTTTCAGCTTTAGAGTGTGTAGATTATGTAGTGATTTTTGATGAAGATACCCCTTATGAACTTATCAAATTAGTGCAACCTGATATTTTAGTAAAAGGTGCTGATTATGAAGGTAAAGAAGTAGTAGGTTCAGATATAGCAAAAGAGACAAAACTTGTTACTTTTGTAGATGGAAAAAGTACTACAAAAACAATAGAAAAAATTCAAAAAAGTTAA
- the rfaD gene encoding ADP-glyceromanno-heptose 6-epimerase — MKYTDIDFNNKNILITGAAGFIGSNLCFYFQENYPEANIIALDCFRSGETFSNGNLKSFGHFKNLIGFKGQIISGDINDSALLEHLENSYNFDYIFHQAAISDTTALEQDIMIKTNVNAYEELLKIAIKHKANMIYASSAATYGDSDRFEIGYESPNNVYGFSKVMMDNITYKYLKQGVDISIVGLKYFNVYGPREFYKNKTASMVVQFGHQILKGDTPRLFEGSDKILRDFIYIEDVVQANIKACNPKKSGVYNVGTGKARSFEDIVNILQKELNIDNGKEYIPNPFVGSYQFFTQANIDSSKENLDYEPRFSMEEGIKAYIPQIKELFETEVKKG; from the coding sequence ATGAAATATACAGATATAGACTTTAATAATAAAAATATTTTAATTACAGGTGCCGCAGGTTTTATAGGTTCAAATCTTTGTTTTTATTTTCAAGAAAACTATCCAGAGGCTAATATTATAGCTCTTGATTGTTTTAGAAGTGGAGAAACTTTTTCAAACGGGAACTTAAAAAGCTTTGGTCACTTTAAAAACCTTATAGGTTTTAAGGGACAAATAATAAGTGGAGATATAAATGATTCTGCACTTTTAGAACACTTAGAAAACTCATACAACTTTGATTATATCTTCCATCAAGCAGCTATTTCAGATACTACAGCTTTAGAGCAAGATATTATGATTAAAACAAATGTAAATGCCTATGAAGAGCTACTAAAAATTGCTATAAAACACAAAGCAAATATGATTTATGCAAGTTCAGCTGCAACTTACGGAGACAGTGATAGATTTGAGATTGGATATGAATCACCAAACAATGTATATGGTTTTTCAAAAGTTATGATGGACAATATCACATACAAATATTTAAAACAAGGTGTTGATATCTCTATTGTGGGACTTAAATATTTTAATGTATATGGACCAAGAGAGTTTTACAAAAATAAAACAGCTTCAATGGTGGTTCAATTTGGTCATCAGATTTTAAAAGGTGATACTCCAAGACTTTTTGAAGGAAGTGATAAAATCCTAAGAGATTTTATATATATAGAAGATGTAGTTCAAGCAAATATAAAAGCTTGTAACCCTAAAAAAAGTGGTGTTTACAACGTAGGTACAGGAAAAGCTAGAAGCTTTGAAGATATAGTAAATATTTTACAAAAAGAGCTAAATATTGACAATGGAAAAGAGTATATTCCAAATCCATTTGTAGGTTCATATCAGTTTTTTACCCAAGCAAATATCGATTCTTCAAAAGAAAATTTAGATTATGAACCAAGATTTTCTATGGAAGAGGGGATAAAAGCATATATTCCACAAATAAAAGAATTATTTGAAACAGAAGTTAAAAAAGGATAA
- a CDS encoding glycosyltransferase, producing MKKIAIVHDWLVTNAGAEKVLKNISDIYPNADIFSLVDFLDKKDRKNIINDKFAKTSFIQKLPFSKKYFRNYLPLFPKAIESLDLKNYDLIISSSWAVAKGIKKHKNQIHICYCHTPIRYAWDLYDEYTNTLTQPKKFLVELSLKYIRKWDIQTLNRVDYFIANSNFVQERIKRIYKKDSTVIYPPVNTHNFPLEENKDDFYLTASRLVSYKKTKLIVEAFNKMPDKTLVVIGHGEEYDDIKKIANKNIKVLGYQEDFVLIEYMQKAQAFIYAAVEDFGIVPLEAMSCGTPVIALNAGGTAETVIDGLTGIHFEKQTKEDIIKAVQKFEITVFDKQLISQKVKQFNEDRFKNEFYDFVLSKIV from the coding sequence ATGAAAAAAATTGCAATAGTTCATGACTGGCTGGTTACAAATGCAGGAGCTGAAAAAGTCTTAAAGAATATATCTGATATTTATCCCAATGCAGATATATTCTCTTTAGTAGATTTTTTAGATAAAAAAGATAGAAAAAATATAATAAATGATAAATTTGCAAAAACTTCATTTATTCAAAAACTACCTTTTTCTAAAAAATATTTTAGAAACTATTTGCCCCTTTTCCCAAAAGCAATAGAGAGTTTAGATTTAAAAAATTATGATTTGATTATAAGCTCCTCTTGGGCAGTTGCAAAGGGTATAAAAAAGCATAAAAATCAAATCCATATTTGTTATTGTCATACTCCTATTCGATATGCATGGGATTTATACGATGAATATACAAATACACTAACCCAACCTAAAAAATTTCTAGTAGAGTTAAGTTTAAAATATATCAGAAAATGGGATATTCAAACTTTGAATAGGGTAGACTATTTTATAGCAAATTCAAATTTTGTTCAAGAAAGAATAAAAAGAATATATAAAAAAGACAGCACTGTAATCTATCCTCCTGTAAACACCCACAATTTTCCATTGGAAGAAAATAAAGATGATTTTTATTTAACAGCTAGTAGATTAGTATCTTATAAGAAAACAAAACTTATTGTTGAAGCTTTTAATAAAATGCCAGATAAAACTTTAGTTGTTATTGGTCATGGTGAAGAGTATGATGATATAAAAAAAATAGCAAATAAAAATATCAAAGTTTTAGGATATCAAGAAGATTTTGTATTGATTGAATATATGCAAAAAGCACAAGCCTTTATATATGCTGCAGTTGAAGATTTTGGAATAGTTCCTCTAGAAGCCATGTCTTGTGGTACACCTGTTATTGCCTTAAATGCAGGAGGAACCGCAGAAACAGTTATAGATGGATTGACTGGAATCCATTTTGAAAAACAAACAAAAGAAGATATCATAAAAGCAGTACAAAAATTTGAAATTACAGTTTTTGATAAGCAGCTAATTTCACAAAAAGTTAAACAATTTAACGAAGATAGATTTAAAAACGAATTTTACGATTTTGTATTATCAAAAATAGTATAA